In Wolinella succinogenes DSM 1740, a single genomic region encodes these proteins:
- a CDS encoding dicarboxylate/amino acid:cation symporter — translation MSLLNNLSKSLGFYILVAMILGVLTGVMMGEGAAVFEPLGAMFISLIKMLVVPLIVFSVIGGSAGVGATSSAGKVGGLTLFFFMIMTILAVSIALLFGELFKPGVGVNLSSLSSMFSNEYADRGGTPAFFDIILGMIPTNPIKAMVEGNILQILFFCIFLGFGISMLEESKRSPLIAGLNALTEAMIWMINKVMLIAPIGVFALMAESIGTYGFETLVLIMKLVVVYLFALALFNWGIYGLVVQFFTNLSLKEFFGGIKSAQIVAFSTASSMATVPVTMDAVENKFKINKSLASFIVPLGATINMNGNAIYYALTAVFFAQFYGIELTWAHYGAIILTSTIGSIGQAGVPGPTLLVVAVLMSAGIPIEGLPILYALDRIFDMTRTAVNITGDALCAAVVEKYTQGEKSLA, via the coding sequence ATGTCTCTACTCAACAATCTCTCCAAGAGTCTTGGCTTCTATATCCTAGTCGCTATGATTCTTGGCGTGCTCACGGGCGTAATGATGGGCGAGGGCGCAGCGGTTTTTGAGCCGCTTGGCGCGATGTTCATCTCTCTTATTAAAATGCTCGTCGTTCCGCTCATCGTCTTTTCAGTCATTGGCGGATCAGCAGGCGTTGGCGCTACTTCTAGCGCTGGAAAAGTTGGAGGCCTCACCCTCTTTTTCTTCATGATTATGACGATTCTCGCCGTCAGTATCGCCCTGCTCTTTGGAGAGCTTTTTAAACCTGGTGTCGGTGTCAACCTAAGCTCACTCTCTTCGATGTTTTCCAATGAATACGCCGACAGGGGTGGAACTCCTGCTTTCTTTGACATTATCCTTGGAATGATTCCCACCAACCCCATCAAGGCGATGGTCGAGGGGAACATCCTCCAGATTCTCTTCTTCTGCATCTTCTTGGGCTTTGGAATCTCCATGCTTGAAGAGAGTAAACGCTCGCCACTCATCGCTGGTCTAAACGCTCTTACAGAGGCGATGATTTGGATGATTAATAAAGTGATGCTTATCGCTCCTATTGGGGTTTTTGCCCTCATGGCCGAATCGATTGGCACCTATGGCTTTGAAACCCTTGTGCTCATCATGAAGCTAGTGGTGGTCTATCTCTTTGCCCTAGCGCTCTTTAACTGGGGAATCTACGGCCTTGTCGTGCAATTCTTCACCAACCTCTCACTCAAAGAGTTCTTTGGCGGTATCAAAAGCGCGCAAATTGTTGCTTTCTCGACCGCCTCTTCCATGGCCACCGTGCCTGTCACCATGGATGCCGTGGAGAACAAATTCAAAATCAACAAGAGCCTCGCCTCCTTCATCGTGCCCCTTGGCGCCACCATCAACATGAATGGTAACGCCATCTACTACGCTCTCACAGCGGTCTTTTTTGCCCAATTCTACGGAATCGAGCTCACATGGGCGCACTATGGAGCGATCATCCTTACCTCTACCATTGGCTCTATCGGCCAAGCAGGAGTTCCTGGGCCCACGCTTTTAGTTGTAGCGGTCCTGATGTCTGCAGGAATCCCCATCGAAGGGCTCCCTATTCTCTACGCACTAGATCGTATTTTTGATATGACTCGCACCGCAGTCAACATCACAGGAGACGCTCTCTGCGCCGCCGTGGTGGAAAAATATACTCAAGGCGAAAAAAGTTTAGCCTAA
- a CDS encoding asparaginase domain-containing protein translates to MITVINTGGTFNKIYDKVKGELVIYPNCDVIEEVIAKSFYNNIDLRVTGLIYKDSLYMNDEDRAELLKKLELVQTRDVVVVHGTDTMDVSAEYIRTHAPHIAASKRIIFTGAMKPYTIEPAEATSNLTLAIGFLLYAEPKSGIYVAMNGVLGEAEKIVKDRTSGKFIFA, encoded by the coding sequence ATGATTACCGTCATCAACACCGGCGGAACGTTCAATAAGATTTATGACAAGGTCAAGGGCGAATTGGTGATCTATCCCAACTGCGATGTGATCGAAGAGGTGATTGCCAAGAGCTTCTATAATAATATCGATTTGAGGGTGACGGGGCTCATCTATAAAGATAGTCTCTATATGAACGATGAAGATCGTGCCGAGCTTTTGAAGAAGTTAGAACTAGTCCAGACTAGGGATGTGGTCGTGGTGCATGGCACCGATACGATGGATGTGAGTGCGGAGTATATCAGGACTCACGCCCCTCATATTGCCGCCAGCAAGAGAATTATCTTCACGGGTGCCATGAAGCCCTACACGATTGAGCCCGCCGAAGCGACCTCTAACCTCACGCTAGCGATAGGCTTTTTGCTCTATGCGGAGCCAAAGAGTGGAATCTATGTGGCGATGAATGGAGTGCTAGGAGAGGCGGAAAAGATCGTGAAAGACCGCACTTCAGGGAAATTTATCTTCGCCTGA
- a CDS encoding DMT family transporter gives MEKHEVSGLVLGLISGLFLLNLSHYGDLLGGGNLFFVASALSWASLTLATQKIRHEVHPVAINFYTTLFSVITYAPLFLWNTNMMEIGSFDGWFWGNLLFVSCLSTAFGTTIYYQAISIVGASKASTFGLMVPVNALLLSWLFLGETPTHETLIGGSLAILAIYLINLYRPSHLQRFRRR, from the coding sequence TTGGAAAAACATGAGGTTTCAGGTCTGGTTTTAGGACTCATCTCAGGACTTTTTTTGCTCAATCTCTCTCACTACGGAGATCTTTTGGGTGGAGGGAATCTCTTTTTTGTTGCTAGCGCGCTCTCTTGGGCGAGCCTCACACTTGCCACGCAGAAGATTCGTCATGAAGTGCACCCTGTAGCGATCAACTTCTACACCACACTCTTTAGTGTCATCACCTATGCGCCTCTCTTCCTTTGGAACACAAATATGATGGAAATAGGAAGTTTTGATGGGTGGTTTTGGGGGAATCTGCTCTTTGTTTCATGCCTCTCGACAGCCTTTGGGACGACCATCTACTATCAGGCAATCTCTATTGTGGGAGCCTCTAAGGCAAGCACCTTTGGGCTGATGGTGCCCGTGAATGCCCTGCTTCTTAGCTGGCTATTTCTAGGCGAGACCCCCACTCACGAGACGCTCATTGGTGGGAGTTTGGCGATCCTAGCGATCTATCTCATCAATCTCTATCGCCCCTCGCACCTGCAACGCTTCAGGCGAAGATAA
- a CDS encoding DMT family transporter — protein sequence MKRFNEKQLFAILLFVGMIFWGGSWPSSKILTQYTSTEVITFWRFFFALLTFVPIVFALKVPLRLTPSSLKYLLLASFFNSLYSILFFTGLRFGFAGAGGVLEPR from the coding sequence ATGAAAAGATTCAATGAAAAACAGCTTTTTGCTATTTTGCTCTTTGTGGGTATGATTTTTTGGGGCGGCTCTTGGCCCTCTTCCAAAATTCTCACCCAATACACCTCCACCGAGGTGATCACTTTTTGGCGCTTTTTCTTCGCCTTGCTCACCTTTGTGCCTATTGTCTTTGCTTTAAAGGTCCCTCTTCGCCTCACCCCCTCATCCCTGAAATACCTTCTGCTTGCCTCGTTTTTCAATTCACTCTATTCTATTCTCTTCTTCACGGGCTTGCGTTTTGGTTTTGCAGGAGCAGGAGGAGTGCTTGAACCACGCTGA